Proteins found in one Salvelinus alpinus chromosome 11, SLU_Salpinus.1, whole genome shotgun sequence genomic segment:
- the LOC139533662 gene encoding thymidine phosphorylase-like, which translates to MANQEQSTATFPEHIRKKRNGEQLSAGEIRDFVQGVKDKTIQESQIGAMLMAIWLQGMVAEETHALTKEMMLSGEVMSWPAEWEGLMVDKHSTGGVGDKISLVLAPALAACGCKVPMISGRGLAHTGGTLDKLESIPGYNVYQSVQQLHRILEEVGCCIVGQTDNLVPADKVMYALRDVTSTVDSLPLITGSIISKKGAESLSALVLDVKFGNAALYKDLGSAKSLAQSMVTVGNSLGIRTGAVLSRMNCPIGRCVGNTLEVMESLECLKGRGPDDILELVTSLGGLLLWMIGRAGSLEEGKKVISKTLQNGAALEKFQNMMIGQGVTSQIAASLCSTNADYYSILRRANYQTELETEGLGTVLDIDGMVIAQVLHRLGAGRSKAGDPVNHSVGAELLVSLGQKVEKGQPWLRVHYETPALSAEQRLSLQGALTLGPADQLHTQPLVAEIILP; encoded by the exons ATGGCGAACCAGGAGCAGAGCACAGCCACTTTCCCTGAGCACATCCGCAAGAAACGGAACGGTGAACAGCTGAGCGCTGGGGAGATCCGAGACTTCGTACAGGGTGTCAAGGACAAGACCATCCAAGAGAGTCAgattg gagcCATGCTGATGGCAATCTGGCTGCAGGGAATGGTAGCGGAGGAGACTCACGCACTGACGAAGGAGATGATGCTGTCAGGGGAAGTGATGTCATGGCCGGCAGAGTGGGAGGGGCTAATGGTGGATAAACACTCGACGGGTGGAGTGGGGGACAAGATCAGCCTGGTGCTGGCTCCTGCTCTGGCTGCCTGCGGCTGCAAGGTAC CCATGATAAGTGGCAGAGGTCTGGCGCACACAGGCGGCACGCTCGACAAACTGGAGTCCATCCCTGGTTATAACGTCTATCAGTCAGTACAAcag CTGCATCGAATCCTGGAGGAGGTTGGCTGTTGCATTGTAGGACAGACAGATAACCTGGTGCCTGCTGACAAGGTCATGTACGCTCTGAGAGACGTTACGTCTACAGTCGACAGCCTCCCACTCATCACAG GCTCTATCATCTCTAAGAAGGGTGCTGAGTCTCTGAGTGCGTTGGTTCTGGATGTGAAGTTTGGGAATGCAGCTCTCTACAAAGACCTGGGCAGTGCCAAGTCACTGGCCCAGTCCATG GTGACAGTTGGGAACAGTTTGGGGATCCGTACGGGGGCGGTGCTTAGTCGTATGAACTGTCCTATTGGTCGCTGTGTGGGGAACACTCTGGAAGTGATGGAGTCCCTGGAGTGTCTAAAGGGGAGGGGCCCCGACGACATACTGGAGCTGGTCACAAGTCTGG gtgggctGCTGTTGTGGATGATTGGCCGTGCAGGGAGCCTGGAGGAGGGTAAAAAGGTGATCTCTAAAACCCTGCAGAATGGTGCAGCCCTGGAAAAGTTCCAGAACATGATGATTGGTCAGGGAGTAACCAGTCAGATCGCTGCATCACTCTGTTCAACCAACGCAGACTACTACAGCATCCTGAGAAGGGCAAACTACCAGACAGAACTGGAGACAGAGGGCctcg GGACAGTGCTGGACATAGATGGCATGGTCATTGCTCAAGTGCTGCACAGGTTGGGGGCAGGACGTTCGAAGGCCGGAGACCCTGTCAATCACAGCGTGGGAGCGGAGCTTCTGGTGTCTTTGGGACAGAAGGTGGAGAAAG GGCAGCCATGGCTGCGTGTCCACTACGAGACTCCGGCGCTGAGTGCAGAGCAGAGACTCAGTCTACAAGGGGCGCTGACACTGGGGCCCGCCGACCAGCTACACACACAGCCACTAGTGGCAGAAATCATACTGCCATAG
- the LOC139533664 gene encoding CD82 antigen, whose product MKVDDKFQILKFFAAVFNSVFLILGLCIFGCAVWILFDKDNFISVLSSLEVKTVAGGLFIIGLVVVGVTILGCMGAQLENRCFLLLYMGFLICIVLGQLFVTFILLLNHGKITSKMKIEVDKIITEYGTNPDNQRHWKLLDNVQRYGHCCGMHGPNDWQSNMFIKNNSLIEVYPCSCFNTTDCPAVSGFSTLLFGNGTQIHPQRCVDIITNWLKENTLTIVGMEVGLLIIQVLQFIVAVYLYQTVGQKAKLRNVSQLIRSEGHCEPNPDFLDDPDYTDQNHAYPEPNQAYAHTNLAYPEQIIAYPEEILAYPDDQHQADFGPNHSYHR is encoded by the exons ATGAAGGTGGACGACAAGTTTCAAATTCTGAAATTCTTTGCAGCAGTTTTCAACTCTGTTTTCCTG ATTCTGGGGCTCTGTATCTTTGGATGTGCGGTATGGATCTTGTTTGATAAAGACAATTTCATTTCTGTTCTCAGCTCTC ttgaggtgaaGACTGTAGCTGGGGGACTGTTCATCATTGGCCTGGTAGTGGTTGGTGTCACTATCCTGGGGTGTATGGGAGCCCAACTGGAGAACAGGTGCTTCCTACTGCTG TATATGGGCTTCCTGATCTGCATCGTCCTTGGTCAGCTGTTTGTCACCTTCATccttttgttaaatcatggaAAG ATCACATCTAAGATGAAAATAGAAGTGGATAAGATCATCACTGAATATGGAACAAACCCTGACAATCAACGACATTGGAAGCTTCTGGATAATGTACAGCGCTAT gggcacTGCTGTGGTATGCATGGTCCTAATGACTGGCAGAGCAACATGTTCATTAAGAACAACAGTCTGATAGAGGTGTATCCCTGTTCCTGTTTCAACACCACGGACTGTCCTGCCGTCTCAGGATTCAGCACACTGCTGTTTGGAAATGGAACACAGATCCATCCAcag AGATGTGTAGACATAATCACCAACTGGCTGAAGGAGAACACTTTGACAATAGTGGGCATGGAAGTGGGCCTGCTAATCATTCag gtcctccagtttatagtggcTGTGTATCTGTACCAGACTGTTGGTCAGAAAGCCAAGCTGAGAAATGTTAGTCAACTGATTCGCTCTGAGGGACATTGTGAACCAAACCCTGACTTCCTTGATGACCCTGACTACACTGACCAAAACCATGCATATCCTGAACCAAACCAGGCCTACGCACACACAAACCTTGCCTACCCTGAACAAATCATTGCCTACCCTGAAGAAATCCTTGCCTACCCTGATGACCAACACCAGGCCGACTTCGGACCAAACCATTCCTACCACCGCTAA